In one Henriciella litoralis genomic region, the following are encoded:
- the tuf gene encoding elongation factor Tu: MGKAKFERNKPHVNIGTIGHVDHGKTTLTAAITMTLAEVYGGAAKSYADIDNAPEEKARGITINTAHVEYETENRHYAHVDCPGHADYVKNMITGAAQMDGAILVVNAADGPMPQTREHILLAKQVGVPAMVVFMNKVDQVDDEELLELVEMEVRELLSSYDFPGDEIPIISGSALAAVEGRDEKIGKEKILELMKAVDEYIPTPERPLDKPFLMPVEDVFSISGRGTVVTGRVETGVIKVGEEVEIVGIRDTQKTTVTGVEMFRKLLDQGQAGDNIGALIRGIDREGVERGQVLCKPGSITPHTTFEAEAYILTKEEGGRHTPFFTNYRPQFYFRTTDVTGVVQLPADKEMVLPGDNVKMDVELIAPIAMDQGLRFAIREGGRTVGAGVVSSVKK; this comes from the coding sequence ATGGGCAAGGCAAAGTTTGAGCGGAACAAGCCGCACGTAAACATCGGCACGATTGGTCACGTTGACCACGGCAAGACGACGCTGACAGCAGCGATCACGATGACGCTTGCAGAAGTTTATGGCGGCGCGGCGAAGTCCTATGCGGACATCGACAACGCCCCTGAAGAAAAAGCACGCGGCATCACCATCAACACCGCACACGTTGAGTATGAGACGGAAAACCGTCACTACGCTCACGTCGACTGCCCGGGTCACGCTGACTATGTGAAGAACATGATCACCGGTGCGGCTCAGATGGACGGCGCGATCCTGGTTGTGAACGCAGCTGACGGCCCAATGCCGCAGACCCGCGAGCACATCCTGCTGGCCAAGCAGGTCGGTGTGCCTGCGATGGTTGTCTTCATGAACAAGGTCGACCAGGTTGACGACGAGGAGCTTCTTGAGCTCGTCGAGATGGAAGTTCGTGAACTTCTGTCGTCCTACGACTTCCCGGGCGACGAGATTCCGATCATTTCCGGCTCTGCACTCGCTGCTGTTGAAGGCCGCGACGAGAAGATCGGCAAGGAGAAGATCCTCGAGCTGATGAAAGCTGTCGACGAGTACATCCCGACCCCTGAGCGTCCACTGGACAAGCCATTCCTGATGCCGGTTGAGGACGTGTTCTCGATCTCCGGCCGTGGTACGGTTGTGACCGGCCGCGTCGAGACGGGCGTCATCAAGGTTGGTGAAGAAGTCGAGATCGTTGGTATCCGCGACACGCAGAAGACGACCGTTACGGGCGTTGAAATGTTCCGCAAGCTGCTCGACCAGGGCCAGGCTGGCGACAACATCGGCGCGCTGATCCGCGGTATCGACCGTGAGGGTGTTGAGCGCGGCCAGGTTCTCTGTAAGCCAGGCTCGATCACGCCGCACACGACGTTCGAAGCTGAAGCCTACATCCTGACCAAGGAAGAGGGTGGCCGTCACACGCCATTCTTCACCAACTACCGTCCACAGTTCTACTTCCGTACGACGGACGTGACGGGTGTTGTCCAGCTTCCAGCGGACAAGGAAATGGTTCTTCCAGGCGACAACGTCAAAATGGACGTTGAGCTGATCGCGCCAATCGCGATGGACCAGGGCCTGCGCTTCGCCATCCGCGAAGGCGGCCGCACCGTCGGTGCCGGCGTCGTCTCTTCGGTCAAGAAGTAA